A genome region from Novipirellula galeiformis includes the following:
- a CDS encoding Gfo/Idh/MocA family protein codes for MKSSKPQTPLRDASRNTAANRRRFLQTTSAGLLAAGVWSELPAAESTSANNKLKVLCVGTANRAAADVDGVKGEDIIGLCDVDKNYLDRAAASFKSAKLYADYREMIANEADKADAIVIGTTDHHHATAAIRAINAGLHCYCEKPLTHTIHEARVIAEAAKAKGVATQMGTQIHAQPNYRRVVEIVQAGVLGDIKEVHVWVGKGWGGGELPEPGQQPPANLNWDLWLGGAPERPYAAGRYHPAQWRRWWAFGGGTLGDMGCHFMDLPFWALNLRHPTSCEAEGPEVHPETCPLGMKVNYKFPARGEMPAVNLTWYDGNMTPKEVAGERVPGSGVMFVGSNGKMFANYSNYKLFPQDKYSDFTPPPKTIPDSIGHHAEWIKACKEGSPTLCNFDYSGALTETVLLGNVAFRAGKQLDWDAAALKATNCPEADQYITKEYRKGWELA; via the coding sequence ATGAAAAGCTCCAAGCCCCAAACTCCTTTGCGCGACGCGTCTCGCAACACTGCGGCGAACCGACGTCGCTTCTTGCAAACCACCAGTGCTGGCCTTCTTGCGGCTGGTGTTTGGAGCGAGTTGCCGGCTGCGGAATCGACCTCGGCCAACAACAAGTTGAAGGTTCTTTGCGTTGGCACGGCGAATCGCGCTGCAGCGGATGTCGACGGCGTGAAAGGCGAAGACATCATTGGCTTGTGCGATGTGGACAAGAACTATCTTGATCGCGCTGCAGCATCGTTTAAGAGCGCCAAGCTTTACGCCGATTATCGCGAAATGATCGCCAACGAAGCGGACAAAGCCGATGCGATCGTGATCGGAACCACCGACCATCATCATGCCACCGCAGCGATTCGTGCCATCAATGCAGGTTTGCATTGCTATTGTGAAAAACCATTGACCCACACGATCCACGAAGCTCGCGTGATCGCAGAAGCGGCCAAGGCTAAGGGCGTCGCGACACAAATGGGAACGCAAATCCATGCGCAACCCAATTACCGTCGCGTTGTCGAAATCGTTCAAGCGGGTGTGTTGGGCGACATCAAAGAAGTGCATGTTTGGGTTGGCAAAGGCTGGGGCGGCGGCGAGCTTCCTGAACCGGGCCAACAACCCCCGGCGAATTTGAACTGGGACCTGTGGCTAGGTGGTGCCCCCGAGCGTCCGTACGCGGCGGGACGTTACCACCCCGCACAATGGCGTCGTTGGTGGGCCTTCGGCGGAGGCACGCTCGGCGACATGGGATGTCACTTTATGGATCTGCCCTTCTGGGCGCTGAACCTGCGACACCCAACCTCCTGCGAAGCGGAAGGCCCCGAGGTGCATCCTGAGACCTGTCCGCTGGGGATGAAGGTCAACTACAAGTTCCCGGCGCGTGGTGAAATGCCAGCCGTGAACCTGACTTGGTACGACGGCAACATGACTCCCAAGGAAGTTGCTGGCGAACGCGTGCCCGGAAGTGGCGTTATGTTCGTGGGTAGCAACGGCAAAATGTTCGCAAACTACTCGAACTACAAGCTGTTCCCACAGGACAAGTACTCCGACTTCACTCCGCCTCCGAAAACCATTCCTGATTCGATCGGACACCACGCCGAATGGATCAAGGCATGTAAAGAAGGTTCGCCTACGCTTTGCAACTTTGATTACTCCGGTGCACTCACCGAAACCGTGTTGCTAGGCAACGTCGCCTTCCGCGCTGGCAAACAACTCGATTGGGATGCCGCCGCATTGAAGGCCACCAACTGCCCCGAAGCGGACCAGTACATCACGAAAGAGTATCGCAAAGGTTGGGAATTGGCGTAG
- a CDS encoding DUF1501 domain-containing protein encodes MLNLTSRGIAHTCDGMTRRDFLQVGTLGTIGLGLPEFLAAAQRGAVEPSKDQRNCIMIFNLGAPSQLDTFDMKPAAPAEVRGPFKPIATKGDFQISEILPKHAEVADKFSIVRSCYHTAAAVHDAGWQMMQTGRQFNGGVNYPHAGAVVQYMRKRRSDLPSHVVLPETMGRGGGNLPNGQAGGFLGKAFDPFALMADPSEANFKVPDLLPPASLGEVRIDRRRRMRAAIESRMQQLEASESAKTMDENFDSAYRLMSSPQAREAFDLSKEPRAVRERYGMHRFGQCCLLSRRLIEAGVRFVTVNTFLTVFDEITWDIHGSKPFTTIDGMKNIVAPMYDQAYSALIADLDQRGMLADTLVCGLAEFGRTPKVNPAGGRDHWPQCFSCTFAGGGTKGGRAIGASDPIGAVPADRPANPGEIIATIFKSLGLELHAELPGPAGRPFPLVDYGVREIKELFA; translated from the coding sequence ATGTTAAACCTGACTTCGCGTGGTATCGCTCATACCTGTGACGGCATGACGCGTCGCGACTTTCTGCAGGTTGGCACGCTGGGGACGATCGGGCTCGGGTTGCCCGAATTCTTAGCCGCAGCGCAGCGAGGGGCGGTGGAACCTAGCAAGGACCAACGCAACTGCATCATGATCTTCAATCTCGGTGCCCCAAGTCAACTCGATACCTTTGACATGAAGCCTGCGGCCCCCGCCGAGGTACGCGGTCCCTTCAAGCCGATTGCAACAAAAGGAGACTTCCAGATCTCCGAGATCTTGCCCAAGCATGCGGAGGTCGCCGACAAATTCTCGATCGTCCGCTCCTGTTACCACACCGCCGCGGCGGTCCATGATGCGGGTTGGCAAATGATGCAAACCGGACGTCAATTTAATGGCGGGGTGAACTACCCGCACGCCGGCGCGGTCGTTCAGTACATGCGAAAGCGACGCAGCGACTTGCCATCACATGTCGTGCTGCCCGAAACGATGGGACGCGGCGGAGGAAATTTGCCTAACGGCCAAGCCGGCGGTTTCTTGGGCAAAGCGTTTGATCCATTTGCGTTGATGGCGGATCCTAGCGAAGCGAATTTCAAGGTTCCCGATCTGTTGCCTCCTGCATCGCTGGGCGAGGTCCGAATCGATCGGCGGCGACGCATGCGCGCGGCAATCGAATCACGAATGCAGCAACTCGAGGCGTCCGAGTCCGCGAAGACGATGGACGAAAATTTCGACTCGGCCTACCGTTTAATGAGCAGCCCCCAAGCGCGCGAAGCCTTCGATTTGAGCAAAGAACCACGTGCGGTTCGCGAGCGTTATGGCATGCATCGCTTTGGACAATGTTGTCTCCTTTCGCGGCGATTGATCGAAGCGGGAGTGCGATTCGTCACCGTCAACACCTTCTTGACCGTGTTTGACGAGATCACCTGGGACATCCACGGCAGCAAGCCCTTTACGACCATCGATGGGATGAAAAACATCGTCGCGCCGATGTACGACCAAGCCTACTCAGCACTGATCGCCGACCTTGACCAGCGAGGCATGCTCGCCGACACGTTGGTGTGCGGGTTGGCCGAGTTCGGACGAACTCCCAAGGTGAATCCAGCCGGAGGCCGCGATCATTGGCCACAATGCTTTTCCTGTACGTTTGCGGGCGGAGGCACCAAGGGCGGCCGCGCCATCGGGGCGAGTGATCCGATCGGTGCAGTCCCCGCCGACCGTCCGGCAAACCCCGGTGAGATCATCGCAACCATTTTCAAAAGCCTAGGCTTGGAGCTGCATGCGGAGTTGCCGGGTCCCGCCGGGCGTCCCTTCCCGCTCGTCGATTATGGCGTTCGCGAGATCAAAGAACTTTTTGCCTAG
- the map gene encoding type I methionyl aminopeptidase, whose product MLKKQKKLILDEAQQESMRRAGRVNAQLMDFIRPHVVAGVTTQSIDDLVAQWTRDHGHIAATLGYQNYPKSCCVSVNEVICHGIPGPYELQPGDIVNVDITTIVDGWHGDQSETFLIDEVSDDRRAVTQCAFDCLYLAIDALTPGCRVSDIGETIVPEAHQRGFTVVREYVGHGLGRQFHLDPSIPHYPNRESRSDRLFPGMCFTVEPMINAGSRYTRCDKQDGWTVRTKDGLPSAQFEHTLLMTDNGPEILTLTEHGPRRGHQF is encoded by the coding sequence ATGCTTAAAAAGCAAAAGAAATTGATCCTGGACGAGGCTCAACAAGAGTCGATGCGGCGTGCCGGTCGGGTCAACGCACAGTTGATGGACTTCATTCGGCCTCACGTTGTCGCCGGCGTGACCACGCAGAGCATTGATGACTTGGTCGCCCAGTGGACGCGAGATCACGGGCACATCGCGGCCACCTTAGGATACCAAAACTATCCCAAAAGCTGCTGCGTGAGCGTCAACGAAGTGATCTGTCATGGCATCCCGGGACCGTATGAGCTGCAGCCTGGAGACATCGTTAACGTGGATATCACGACGATTGTCGACGGGTGGCATGGGGACCAAAGTGAAACCTTCTTGATCGATGAAGTGAGCGATGATCGACGCGCGGTAACGCAGTGTGCGTTTGATTGTTTGTACCTTGCGATCGATGCGTTGACGCCGGGTTGTCGTGTCAGTGACATTGGCGAAACGATTGTCCCCGAAGCCCATCAACGAGGCTTTACCGTCGTGCGAGAGTACGTCGGTCATGGATTGGGGCGACAATTCCATCTCGATCCGTCGATCCCCCATTACCCAAATCGTGAAAGTCGTAGCGATCGTCTGTTTCCCGGTATGTGCTTCACCGTCGAACCGATGATCAATGCCGGATCCCGCTACACTCGGTGTGATAAACAAGACGGATGGACGGTGCGAACCAAAGATGGTCTGCCCTCGGCGCAATTCGAGCACACCTTGCTAATGACCGATAACGGCCCTGAAATTCTAACGTTGACCGAGCACGGTCCGCGCCGCGGTCACCAATTTTAG
- a CDS encoding DUF1553 domain-containing protein, whose translation MMHLRFPLRVVAAAILLVTITADPITAGEIAVLPASFQLNGPEGRQQLMVVRQATNENSAAGTVTGKVEFSSSDPSVVRIDGEIAIAIGDGSATITARVDGDEAITQVAVNGFDTPHTWSFRNDVQSVLSRHGCNTGACHGALAGKGGFRLSLRGYDPHADFISVTREAKGRRVELSDPGRSLLIAKPTGALPHQGGLRLDPKSRDYRVLASWIAAGAAGPSKHDARLQRITVTPQRSLLRPGDRTRILVHAHYDDGRNVDVTHWSVFSATDEAIVTVDSEGTVEVVGSGEGAVLAWFGSNVALARMTVPYPHHVPAEIYTESPRRNFIDELTLAQLQTLNLPPSPRCDDDTFLRRATLDTIGRLPSLAERQVYLGEPLDQRRDKLIERLLASDDFVDYWTYRWCDMLLINGTRLRPIAVKSYYQWIRQCVQENKPWDGIVREVLTASGLSNENGATNFYALHQSPEEMTENACQAFLGLSIGCAKCHNHPLEKWSNDQYYSMANMFARVRAKGWGGDGRNGDGIRTLYVATSGDLIQPNRGKPQPPAPLDAPALDINDPSDRRTVLAQWMTDPANPYFARSISNRIWANYFGRGLVEPVDDLRLSNPASNEPLLAAAAQHVIDAEFDLKPLMRSILQSETYQRSSVPLKENVDEQKYWSRYYPRRLMAEVLLDAIDQTLETATRFDQVAFPGADKQKTDFYPLGTKAIELYDASVESYFLNVFGRNPRVITCECERNADQSMIQALHLSNGDTLNPKLQEPGNRVQRQLAIGESPDEIIASLFQIALSREPTPEERERLMKIVEEYGDDVETALQDVAWSVLTSTEFTFNH comes from the coding sequence ATGATGCACCTTCGCTTCCCGCTCCGTGTCGTCGCTGCGGCGATTCTATTGGTTACGATCACCGCCGATCCGATCACCGCCGGTGAGATCGCGGTCCTTCCCGCATCGTTCCAACTCAACGGCCCCGAGGGGCGTCAACAATTGATGGTAGTGCGCCAGGCCACCAACGAGAACAGCGCAGCGGGAACGGTCACAGGCAAGGTGGAATTCAGCAGCAGCGACCCTAGCGTCGTAAGAATCGATGGCGAGATTGCAATCGCCATCGGCGACGGCAGCGCAACGATCACCGCGCGTGTGGACGGCGACGAGGCGATAACGCAGGTCGCGGTCAACGGTTTTGACACTCCGCATACGTGGAGCTTTCGCAATGACGTGCAATCGGTACTTTCGCGTCATGGCTGTAACACCGGAGCGTGTCATGGCGCGTTGGCGGGCAAGGGCGGTTTCCGGCTCTCCCTTCGCGGCTACGACCCTCACGCCGACTTTATCTCGGTAACACGCGAGGCTAAAGGACGCCGGGTTGAATTATCCGACCCCGGCCGCAGCCTGCTGATCGCCAAACCCACCGGGGCATTGCCGCACCAGGGTGGCTTGCGACTTGATCCGAAATCACGCGACTATCGCGTGCTGGCCTCGTGGATCGCGGCGGGAGCCGCAGGCCCAAGCAAGCACGACGCACGGCTGCAGCGGATCACCGTCACACCGCAGAGGAGCCTGCTTCGCCCCGGTGATCGCACGCGAATTCTCGTACACGCTCATTACGACGATGGCCGTAACGTGGACGTCACTCATTGGTCCGTTTTTTCGGCCACCGACGAGGCTATCGTCACTGTCGATAGCGAGGGTACAGTCGAAGTCGTCGGCAGCGGCGAAGGTGCGGTGCTGGCTTGGTTCGGTAGCAATGTCGCACTGGCGCGGATGACGGTCCCCTATCCACATCACGTTCCAGCGGAGATTTACACCGAGTCGCCTCGTCGCAACTTTATCGATGAGTTGACGCTGGCGCAATTACAAACCTTAAACCTGCCCCCTTCGCCTCGCTGTGACGACGACACGTTTCTTCGCCGGGCAACGCTCGACACGATCGGACGCCTGCCCAGCTTAGCAGAGCGGCAAGTCTATCTCGGTGAACCGCTCGACCAACGCCGCGACAAATTGATCGAGCGGTTGTTGGCCAGCGACGACTTCGTCGACTATTGGACCTATCGTTGGTGCGACATGTTGCTGATCAACGGCACCCGGCTTCGCCCGATCGCGGTGAAGTCTTATTACCAGTGGATTCGCCAATGCGTCCAAGAAAACAAACCATGGGATGGGATCGTTCGCGAAGTCTTGACCGCTTCAGGATTGAGCAACGAAAACGGAGCGACTAACTTCTACGCGTTGCACCAGAGCCCCGAAGAGATGACCGAAAATGCCTGTCAAGCGTTTCTCGGTTTATCGATTGGATGTGCCAAGTGCCACAATCACCCACTCGAAAAATGGAGCAATGATCAATACTACTCCATGGCCAACATGTTTGCTCGAGTGCGAGCAAAAGGTTGGGGAGGCGATGGCCGAAACGGCGACGGCATTCGCACGTTGTACGTTGCCACCTCGGGTGATCTGATTCAACCCAACCGTGGCAAACCGCAACCGCCCGCACCGCTCGATGCCCCCGCGCTCGACATCAACGATCCATCGGACCGCCGCACAGTGCTAGCCCAATGGATGACCGATCCCGCGAACCCCTACTTCGCTCGCTCGATTAGCAATCGCATTTGGGCAAACTATTTCGGCCGCGGGTTAGTCGAACCGGTCGATGATTTGCGATTGAGTAACCCCGCCAGCAACGAACCGCTGCTGGCCGCGGCGGCGCAGCATGTCATCGACGCCGAATTTGATTTAAAACCATTGATGCGTTCCATCTTGCAAAGTGAAACGTATCAACGCAGCAGTGTGCCGCTCAAAGAGAACGTCGACGAACAAAAATACTGGAGCCGCTACTACCCGCGTCGCTTGATGGCCGAAGTATTACTCGATGCGATCGACCAAACGCTGGAAACCGCAACGCGATTTGACCAGGTCGCATTTCCAGGTGCCGACAAGCAAAAGACCGACTTTTATCCGCTTGGAACCAAAGCGATTGAGTTGTACGACGCATCGGTCGAGTCCTATTTCCTGAATGTGTTCGGTCGAAACCCACGCGTCATCACCTGTGAATGCGAACGAAACGCGGACCAGAGCATGATCCAAGCCTTGCATCTCTCTAACGGCGACACCTTGAACCCGAAGCTTCAAGAGCCGGGAAATCGCGTGCAGAGACAGCTTGCAATAGGCGAGTCCCCCGACGAAATCATTGCGTCGTTGTTTCAGATCGCCCTGTCCCGCGAACCGACCCCTGAAGAGCGTGAGCGACTGATGAAGATCGTCGAAGAATATGGCGACGACGTGGAAACGGCGCTGCAAGACGTCGCCTGGAGCGTGCTAACGAGCACCGAGTTCACCTTCAATCATTGA
- a CDS encoding c-type cytochrome domain-containing protein, with product MRFLLASAFLIAFATAGTAADVVNFASDVAPILNKYCVGCHNADESEGGLRLDDHAGLIAGGDTGLAVTAGASRSSRMLLMATGKLEPRMPPAGEPGPTEQEIELITNWIDQGAIGTEGAVPIKMTIRTPPIAPAKLSKRPVTAIAITADASRRAVARFGSVEIQTGDGTPIAEIRDLPGKVHSLQFDRDGKRILVASGLSGAYGRAAIYHVEDAKLETELLGHRDILYSAIFSPDEKWVATAGYDRVIKLWDPHTGIEVRELTGHNGAIYDLAFSPDSKVLVSACADATLKVWNVQSGERLDTLSQGEGEVMAVEVTADGKTIIACGADHRLRAWHLKSSDSPEVNPLVATRFVDESPLLGLALSSDSTRVAVLCQSGSVKLFDTSTWNQVAMLKPVRDTGTDILFNDATHSLLISLMNGRIENRELPRPNQLEGKLKAPLTPIYMDLGDLTVREESAGTSLPRGASVRGVISSPGEVDEYTWYAAEGEVWAIDADPTPTSPIDPIITILNVRGDPVLRTRLHAIRESYYTFRGKDSSQTNDFRLFHGQDMNLDDYLYSAGEVTRLWKHPRGPDSGFDTYPGEGKRWTYFGTSGTTHALGEPAYVVRPLADDETPVSNGLPVFDIYYQNDDDPMRIAGHSSRLRFTAPSAGLFKVRVTDTRGEGGANYDYNLKVRAAAPGFRASLTALKGPIFKGTGREFTVSVDRMDGFEGPVKFTLNGLPQSVTSNSPIIIEAGQRSAVGTLWVPARIDAEEAKLWNGEINATVVASANVLGRHVERVAGQLKQLKLAEDPAVIPSLHPLKHDVPENEAWLLQVRRGETVSARVRVRRQAGFTNEVSFGKEDSGRNASHGVYIDNIGLNGLLVLADDEEREFFLTADAIAEPGRRSFFLTTNTNGGVTTHPIVVEVLP from the coding sequence ATGCGATTCCTGCTCGCCAGCGCGTTTCTGATTGCGTTTGCCACTGCGGGCACTGCGGCCGACGTTGTCAACTTTGCGAGTGACGTTGCACCGATTTTGAACAAGTACTGCGTCGGGTGCCACAACGCCGACGAAAGCGAAGGGGGTTTGCGTCTGGATGATCACGCGGGATTGATCGCGGGGGGCGATACCGGTTTAGCGGTCACCGCCGGCGCATCGCGCAGCAGTCGCATGCTGTTGATGGCGACGGGAAAGTTGGAACCGAGGATGCCGCCCGCCGGTGAGCCCGGTCCAACGGAACAAGAGATCGAGTTGATCACCAATTGGATCGATCAAGGCGCCATCGGAACCGAGGGTGCGGTGCCGATAAAAATGACGATACGCACGCCTCCGATTGCCCCCGCCAAGCTCAGCAAACGTCCGGTCACGGCGATTGCGATCACCGCCGACGCAAGCCGGCGAGCGGTGGCTCGGTTCGGCAGCGTGGAAATCCAAACTGGCGATGGAACACCGATCGCAGAGATCCGCGACTTACCGGGAAAGGTCCACTCGCTCCAATTTGATCGCGATGGCAAGCGAATCCTGGTCGCATCGGGATTAAGCGGAGCGTACGGACGTGCGGCGATCTATCATGTGGAGGATGCGAAGCTAGAAACCGAGTTGCTCGGACATCGCGACATTTTGTATTCCGCCATTTTTTCGCCTGATGAAAAATGGGTCGCCACGGCGGGCTATGACCGAGTGATCAAGCTTTGGGACCCGCACACGGGAATCGAGGTGCGTGAATTAACGGGGCACAACGGGGCGATCTACGACCTGGCCTTTTCCCCCGACTCCAAAGTCCTCGTCAGCGCATGTGCGGATGCGACTCTAAAGGTTTGGAACGTCCAATCCGGCGAACGCCTCGACACGCTCAGCCAAGGTGAAGGCGAAGTGATGGCCGTCGAAGTCACCGCCGATGGCAAGACGATCATCGCCTGTGGTGCCGATCATCGGTTACGGGCTTGGCATTTGAAAAGCAGCGATTCTCCGGAGGTCAATCCGCTCGTTGCGACTCGATTTGTCGATGAATCGCCGCTGCTGGGTCTGGCTTTGTCCTCGGACTCGACGCGGGTCGCCGTGCTGTGTCAGTCGGGGAGCGTCAAGTTGTTCGATACGTCAACGTGGAATCAAGTCGCCATGCTGAAGCCGGTTCGCGATACAGGAACCGACATCCTTTTCAATGATGCCACCCACTCCCTGCTCATCTCGCTGATGAACGGCCGTATCGAGAACCGTGAACTCCCTCGCCCCAATCAACTCGAAGGCAAACTCAAAGCACCGCTCACCCCCATCTACATGGATTTAGGGGATTTGACCGTGAGGGAAGAGTCCGCGGGGACCTCGCTTCCGCGTGGTGCTAGCGTCCGTGGCGTTATCTCATCCCCCGGCGAGGTGGACGAATACACCTGGTACGCGGCCGAGGGTGAAGTCTGGGCCATCGATGCGGATCCAACGCCAACGAGCCCCATCGATCCAATCATTACGATCTTGAACGTTCGTGGCGACCCCGTGTTGCGAACGCGATTGCATGCGATTCGCGAATCTTATTACACGTTCCGCGGCAAAGACAGTTCGCAAACAAACGACTTTCGGCTATTCCACGGGCAAGACATGAACCTGGACGACTATCTCTATTCCGCCGGAGAGGTCACCCGTTTATGGAAACATCCGCGTGGCCCCGATTCTGGGTTTGATACCTATCCGGGCGAAGGGAAACGATGGACCTATTTTGGGACCTCCGGGACAACCCACGCCCTCGGTGAACCCGCCTACGTCGTACGTCCGCTGGCCGACGATGAAACCCCGGTGTCCAACGGGTTGCCGGTGTTTGACATCTACTACCAAAACGATGACGATCCGATGCGGATCGCCGGTCATTCCAGTCGTTTGCGGTTCACGGCACCCAGCGCCGGCCTGTTTAAGGTTCGCGTCACCGACACACGCGGCGAGGGGGGAGCAAACTATGATTACAATTTGAAGGTTCGCGCGGCCGCCCCAGGTTTCCGAGCCTCACTGACCGCGTTAAAAGGCCCCATTTTTAAAGGCACGGGGCGTGAGTTCACCGTCAGCGTTGATCGCATGGACGGTTTTGAGGGGCCCGTCAAGTTTACGCTCAACGGATTGCCACAATCCGTCACCTCCAATTCACCCATCATCATTGAAGCCGGTCAGAGGTCGGCGGTGGGAACGCTATGGGTGCCCGCTCGAATCGATGCCGAGGAAGCAAAACTTTGGAACGGAGAAATCAACGCAACCGTCGTGGCTAGCGCCAACGTGCTCGGCCGTCACGTCGAGCGAGTGGCGGGACAGTTAAAGCAACTCAAGCTTGCCGAAGATCCCGCGGTGATTCCCAGCCTCCATCCGCTGAAGCACGACGTTCCCGAGAACGAAGCTTGGCTGTTACAAGTTCGCCGTGGGGAGACCGTTTCCGCTCGCGTTCGTGTGCGACGCCAAGCGGGCTTCACCAATGAAGTTTCCTTTGGCAAAGAGGACTCGGGGAGAAACGCATCTCACGGTGTCTACATCGACAACATTGGACTCAATGGCTTGTTGGTTCTCGCGGACGATGAAGAGCGAGAATTCTTTTTGACGGCCGATGCGATCGCAGAACCCGGCCGCCGCTCGTTCTTTCTCACGACCAATACCAACGGTGGCGTAACGACTCACCCCATCGTGGTCGAGGTTTTACCGTAG
- the fae gene encoding formaldehyde-activating enzyme, which produces MQFNIGEALVGDGNEIAHIDLMIGSKNGPVGAAFANALSNQSEGHSNLLAVLEPNVAVKPSTVMITKVTIKGMKQAVQMFGPAQAAVAKAVADAVGEGVIPKDQAEELVCVCGVFIHPHAEDDEKIYNYNYEATKQALAAAMAGTPTVDDMLAKKDSAAHPFKGF; this is translated from the coding sequence ATGCAGTTTAACATTGGTGAAGCCTTAGTTGGCGATGGCAACGAAATCGCGCACATTGACTTAATGATCGGCAGCAAGAACGGACCGGTTGGCGCTGCGTTTGCCAATGCATTGTCAAACCAAAGCGAAGGTCACTCGAACCTGCTCGCCGTGCTCGAGCCCAATGTTGCTGTCAAACCATCGACTGTGATGATCACTAAGGTGACGATCAAGGGGATGAAGCAAGCGGTGCAAATGTTTGGCCCGGCCCAAGCCGCGGTGGCCAAAGCGGTTGCCGATGCTGTTGGCGAAGGGGTTATTCCGAAAGACCAAGCGGAAGAGCTCGTTTGTGTTTGCGGCGTGTTCATTCACCCGCACGCCGAAGACGACGAAAAAATCTACAACTACAACTACGAAGCGACCAAGCAAGCGTTGGCTGCGGCGATGGCGGGTACGCCAACCGTGGACGACATGCTGGCCAAGAAGGATTCCGCAGCGCATCCGTTTAAAGGCTTCTAA
- a CDS encoding ATP-grasp domain-containing protein, producing the protein MKNARSRSTVTLIGASAVTLIGASVRAAAQSAALAGLQVIGADQFGDRDCRAVCKDFVLLREPSDGHITFTARDFVAETLSQSSPWPPHLLVVGGFAQDCQTLDHAGFAASPELIQPAFLAQLASEVGMQFPTTFSADRQSRPHAPARTPDPPQPASTRWLWKDLSSSGGLDVRWANPPDAEIPFNNPAPRRSGHPVYQRWIAGKRFGVSYLSDGNTVVRLGTCRSLHTKKAAGPFVYSGSYGPVSLTAPQNRQLDQLGETLVANTQLSGLFGIDVIIDAQSKLWLLEINPRWTASSELIERDLIRRGVLRERESLIGAACKIHFPTLDPRLSLPSVADLNARIGQSVCHHPPLLKQVIFATRSGKLDCDALLRLCTDSITFHDIPSSETPIVAGHPLCSLIGSGDWRSSCPPWPDLRTVVRAAQAAVC; encoded by the coding sequence TTGAAAAATGCGAGGTCTCGTTCGACCGTTACACTGATTGGGGCAAGTGCCGTCACCCTGATTGGGGCAAGTGTACGTGCGGCAGCTCAATCAGCTGCCTTGGCCGGATTGCAGGTCATCGGTGCCGATCAATTCGGAGATCGCGATTGTCGCGCAGTGTGTAAAGATTTTGTGCTGCTTCGAGAGCCCAGTGATGGACACATAACATTCACGGCGCGCGATTTTGTCGCCGAAACGCTGTCCCAATCGTCGCCATGGCCACCGCATCTCTTGGTGGTCGGAGGATTCGCTCAGGATTGCCAAACCCTAGATCATGCTGGTTTTGCCGCATCCCCCGAGCTGATCCAACCCGCTTTCTTGGCCCAGCTCGCCAGCGAAGTGGGCATGCAATTCCCAACCACGTTCTCAGCGGACCGGCAATCACGTCCGCACGCCCCCGCCCGAACGCCGGATCCACCGCAACCAGCCTCGACTCGCTGGCTCTGGAAAGATCTCTCCAGCAGTGGTGGGCTAGATGTCCGCTGGGCCAACCCTCCGGACGCCGAGATCCCCTTCAACAATCCAGCACCGAGGAGGTCTGGGCATCCGGTTTACCAACGCTGGATCGCGGGAAAACGATTCGGTGTTTCCTACCTCAGTGACGGGAACACCGTCGTGCGACTCGGCACGTGCCGATCGCTACACACCAAAAAGGCGGCGGGCCCCTTCGTCTACTCCGGATCCTACGGCCCGGTCTCCCTCACCGCACCGCAAAACCGCCAACTCGATCAGCTCGGTGAAACGCTCGTCGCGAACACTCAACTTTCAGGGCTGTTCGGTATCGATGTGATCATTGATGCCCAATCCAAACTCTGGCTGCTTGAAATCAATCCTCGTTGGACAGCGTCAAGCGAATTGATCGAACGAGATTTGATTCGTCGTGGGGTGCTTCGAGAGCGAGAATCATTGATCGGAGCCGCATGCAAAATCCATTTTCCAACGCTGGATCCCCGCTTGAGTTTACCGTCGGTCGCGGACTTAAACGCTCGAATCGGCCAATCCGTTTGCCATCACCCTCCGTTATTAAAACAGGTTATTTTCGCAACCCGCTCCGGCAAACTCGACTGCGATGCGCTGCTGCGACTTTGCACCGATTCGATCACTTTTCATGACATCCCATCCTCGGAAACGCCAATCGTAGCGGGACACCCGCTGTGCAGCCTCATCGGCTCTGGGGATTGGCGTTCATCCTGCCCCCCTTGGCCCGATTTACGAACCGTGGTTCGCGCGGCGCAAGCCGCCGTTTGCTGA